One genomic segment of Flavobacteriaceae bacterium includes these proteins:
- a CDS encoding TraM recognition domain-containing protein, which yields MSFFRYSYSQYSAKFLTGFRRFFLLNRFKKGLVIDGKARISEKDSLQGTLILGSTGYGKSTVFSVCNLMTIKNASMVVIDPSKELYNLTHKYLEKHFEVKCIDLIEPEKSNQWQVLYIAKTKEDMRMIADAIVSSVFKKESVSTLFWSESAKNLIGVLLISVLHRPEQKNLCYIYSMLNRFNENDKAELTKELSEHLDTETWLIYKAIMSQPEKLVGNVIATCRTVLAPMATQTLKTVSNGNDIDIASLRKKPTVLFINIAENRFKEFGLFVSLLLREITETFSVMPKKSDLTQYLLLDEAGNFYCHKLPNFITICRKRRVSTSLILQSMRQLRTLYNDDADTIIENTKNHIYFPGLSLETCQQISQKIGYIYEGFESTYFPTNKKRGHKIPLMSPEAIRTLKNGFGLLLSGNQQVALLKMIPWYKNFWLRMKLRNKHNTK from the coding sequence ATGTCATTTTTCAGGTATTCATATTCTCAGTATTCCGCGAAATTTTTAACAGGATTCCGACGTTTTTTTCTTCTCAATCGTTTTAAAAAAGGTTTAGTGATTGACGGCAAGGCTCGTATTTCTGAAAAGGATTCTTTGCAAGGAACACTCATATTAGGTTCTACAGGTTACGGAAAATCCACCGTTTTTAGTGTCTGTAATTTAATGACAATTAAAAATGCGAGTATGGTCGTAATTGATCCATCAAAAGAGCTTTATAATCTCACTCACAAATATTTGGAAAAACATTTTGAGGTCAAATGTATTGATTTAATTGAGCCAGAAAAAAGCAACCAATGGCAAGTTCTTTATATAGCCAAAACAAAAGAAGATATGCGCATGATTGCAGATGCGATTGTATCAAGTGTATTTAAAAAGGAATCGGTTAGTACTCTTTTTTGGAGCGAATCGGCTAAAAATCTCATTGGAGTACTACTTATAAGTGTTCTGCATCGCCCAGAACAGAAAAATTTGTGTTATATCTACTCAATGCTTAACCGTTTTAATGAGAACGACAAAGCAGAACTAACCAAAGAATTATCGGAACATTTAGATACTGAAACATGGCTTATCTACAAAGCTATTATGAGTCAGCCAGAAAAATTGGTAGGAAATGTCATTGCCACCTGTCGTACCGTTCTTGCACCAATGGCAACCCAAACCCTCAAAACCGTGTCAAACGGTAACGATATTGATATTGCCAGTTTGAGAAAAAAGCCAACGGTGTTGTTCATTAATATTGCTGAAAATCGTTTTAAGGAGTTTGGTTTATTTGTTTCCCTATTGCTAAGAGAAATCACAGAAACGTTTTCTGTAATGCCTAAAAAAAGTGATTTAACGCAATATCTATTATTAGATGAAGCGGGTAATTTCTATTGTCACAAGCTACCAAATTTCATAACTATTTGCAGGAAACGTAGGGTAAGTACGAGTTTGATATTGCAATCAATGAGGCAATTACGAACTCTATATAATGATGATGCAGATACTATCATTGAGAACACCAAAAATCATATTTATTTCCCTGGCTTATCGTTGGAAACCTGCCAACAGATTAGTCAGAAAATTGGCTATATCTACGAGGGCTTTGAAAGTACTTATTTCCCAACCAATAAAAAAAGAGGGCATAAGATTCCTTTAATGTCACCCGAAGCTATCAGAACTCTTAAAAACGGGTTTGGATTACTACTTAGCGGAAATCAACAAGTTGCATTACTCAAAATGATTCCGTGGTACAAGAATTTTTGGTTACGAATGAAATTACGAAACAAGCACAACACAAAATAA
- a CDS encoding relaxase/mobilization nuclease domain-containing protein, whose translation MIIKSLRHTQFLSNYSVNYVFDGVSDEPENRWIVFQNITTGFDRHSIIQEFNSNAQYLTKAKNRKRCYRYHEVLAFSYSNSNSQDLSREKLQRIANKYLKLRDPQGLSKALCVPHLDKGSHYHIHILLSSNFIESSRSGDMRMSNEHYYNLRRGIERWMLQEFPELHRSTVYLEEKEIEQLLPEKYRSERRLMQLEKSQKNRNYTKDKVAERIKGLLAKSNTLEQFETRINNEPEYATYSRNGQFTGVVHNNKKYRLKNLIPLYHENFLVLKRMQELERINNREHSQERER comes from the coding sequence ATGATTATTAAAAGCCTAAGACACACTCAATTTTTATCCAATTACAGCGTGAATTACGTCTTTGACGGTGTTTCTGATGAGCCAGAAAATAGATGGATAGTATTCCAAAATATCACGACTGGATTTGACCGTCATTCCATCATACAAGAGTTCAATAGTAACGCTCAATATCTGACTAAGGCAAAAAATCGCAAGCGGTGCTACCGCTATCACGAAGTATTGGCGTTTAGTTATTCTAACTCTAATTCGCAGGATTTATCTCGTGAAAAATTACAACGTATTGCTAACAAATATCTCAAATTACGAGATCCACAGGGCTTAAGTAAAGCGTTGTGTGTTCCGCATTTAGACAAGGGAAGTCATTACCACATTCACATTTTATTAAGTTCCAATTTCATAGAAAGTTCTCGCTCTGGCGATATGCGTATGTCTAACGAACACTATTACAATTTACGGCGCGGTATAGAAAGATGGATGCTACAGGAATTTCCAGAACTTCATAGAAGCACGGTTTATCTTGAAGAAAAAGAAATCGAACAATTATTACCAGAAAAATATCGAAGTGAACGCCGATTAATGCAACTGGAAAAATCGCAAAAAAACAGGAATTATACGAAAGACAAAGTGGCGGAACGTATCAAAGGATTACTAGCAAAAAGCAACACTCTAGAACAATTTGAAACTCGTATCAATAACGAGCCAGAATATGCTACTTATAGCAGAAATGGACAGTTCACAGGCGTGGTACACAACAATAAAAAGTATCGCCTAAAAAACTTGATTCCACTTTATCATGAAAATTTCCTTGTGTTAAAGAGAATGCAGGAATTGGAACGCATTAATAACCGTGAACACTCACAAGAACGAGAACGGTAA
- the mobC gene encoding plasmid mobilization relaxosome protein MobC yields MRQIVGFGFHQIVWYNSKPRKITHHFSTMCRLINTSIGFFTTHNLLRMTMTAEEKKAYNKEYRKNRIHRIIIFSQEQYDMLLKLAQKHHKPFSTLVRELALSQAKNQYVLPLEEQTQEVKILLVRIGTNINQIAHIANATKKISIEIIKKIQTEFSELQKAIIAIYDKPQSVSELIRNTLIKTPSYADEIKTVLNQLHL; encoded by the coding sequence ATGAGGCAGATAGTGGGATTTGGATTTCACCAGATTGTATGGTATAACAGTAAACCGCGAAAAATTACACATCATTTCAGCACAATGTGCCGACTTATCAATACCTCTATTGGTTTTTTTACAACCCATAACCTATTAAGAATGACCATGACAGCAGAAGAAAAAAAAGCATACAACAAAGAATATCGGAAAAACCGCATACATCGGATTATTATTTTTTCGCAGGAACAATACGATATGCTTTTGAAATTGGCACAGAAACACCACAAGCCTTTTAGTACACTCGTTCGTGAACTGGCTCTATCACAGGCAAAAAATCAATATGTACTTCCATTGGAGGAACAAACCCAGGAGGTGAAAATATTATTAGTTCGGATAGGTACTAACATTAATCAGATAGCACATATAGCAAACGCCACAAAGAAAATTTCGATCGAAATTATCAAAAAAATACAAACAGAATTTTCCGAATTGCAAAAAGCAATTATTGCCATCTATGATAAGCCACAAAGTGTGTCTGAATTAATAAGAAACACTCTTATCAAAACACCAAGTTATGCCGATGAAATCAAAACCGTTTTAAACCAATTACACTTATGA
- a CDS encoding DNA-binding protein: MSTEENKRNEFLFVKRQDLKEELRLTVIEVMAEFKEEKVWITAETTKNMLSIKSDTTLQMLRNTGKITFSQPLKKLILYKKASVLEYLEKHSHKPF; the protein is encoded by the coding sequence ATGAGTACAGAAGAAAACAAACGCAATGAGTTTCTTTTTGTAAAACGACAGGATTTAAAAGAAGAATTACGCTTAACGGTCATAGAGGTAATGGCAGAATTTAAAGAAGAAAAAGTCTGGATTACTGCAGAAACGACTAAAAATATGCTTTCTATAAAAAGTGACACCACTTTACAAATGCTAAGAAATACGGGAAAAATCACGTTTAGTCAGCCACTTAAAAAGCTGATTTTATACAAAAAAGCATCGGTTCTGGAATATTTAGAAAAGCATAGTCACAAGCCGTTCTAA